The genomic segment CGAAGGGCGTTCGGAGATCGACCAGAGCCTGATCACCGGCGAGACACTCTATGTCACGGCCGAGCAGGGCACGCCGGTCTATGCGGGATCGATGAACATCTCCGGCAGCTTGCGGGTGCGGGTCTCGGCCGCCTCCGAGGCGACGCTGCTCGCCGAGATCACGCGGCTGCTCGACAACGCGCTCCAGGCGCGCTCGCGCTACATGCGCCTCGCCGATCGAGCCTCGCGGCTCTACGCGCCCGTGGTGCATGCGACCGCGCTTTTGACCATCCTCGGCTGGGTCATCGGGGGTGCCTCCTGGCATGATGCGATCGTGACCGGCGTTGCCGTGCTGATCATCACATGTCCCTGCGCGCTCGGGCTCGCGATCCCGACCGTGCAGACGGTGGCCTCGGGGGCGATGTTTAGGGCAGGTGTGCTGCTCAATGCGGGCGATGCGATCGAGCGACTGGCCGAAGCCGATCATGTGATCTTCGACAAGACCGGCACGCTGACGCTGCCCGAGCTCGAAGTCATGAACGCGGCCGATATCCCCGCCGATATTTTCGAGCTCGCCGGCCGGCTCGCGCTCTCGAGCCATCATCCGGTGGCGGCTGCGGTTGCGCAGGCTGCCAGTGCGAAGTCTCCGATCGTCGGCGCTGTGGAGGAGGCCGGGCAGGGCGTCCGCGCAACCGTCGACGGCGTCGCGCTTCGCCTTGGTCGCCCCTCCTTCTGCGGCGCCGAGGCGCTGGTCGGCGTCGCCGCGCTTGATCCCGAGGCCTCCATCGTGGCGTTCAGCAAGGGCAGCAAGAAGTTCATCCTCTCGGTTCGCCAGGGCCTGCGCCCCGATGCGCAGGCCGTGATCGCAGCGCTGAAGGAGCGCAACATCGGCATCGAGATCTTGTCCGGCGACCGCGAGCCCGCGGTGAAGGCGGCGGCGCATGCACTCGGCATTTCCGAGTGGCGTGCCGGCGTCACGCCGGCCGACAAGATCGCGCGCATCGAAGAATTGAAGCGGCGGGGCATGAAGGTGCTGATGGTCGGCGACGGCATGAACGATGCGCCCTCGCTCGCGGCGGCCCATGTCTCGATGTCCCCGATCTCGGCCGCGCATCTCAGCCAGGCCACCGCCGATCTCGTCTTCCTCGGCCGGCCGCTGGCCCCCGTCGTCGCCGCCATCGACGCTTCGCGCAAGGCGCTGCACCTGATGCGGCAGAACCTCTGGCTTGCGATCGGTTACAATGTGCTCGCGGTGCCGGTTGCGATCAGCGGCGTCGTGACGCCCCTGATCGCGGCCGCGGCCATGAGCGGATCGTCGATCCTGGTGATGCTGAACTCGCTGCGCGCCCGCAGCGCCTCGCGGGAGTTCGTGTGATGGAGATCCTGGTCATCCTGGTCCCGCTGGCCTTGATGCTCGGAGGTGCCGGCCTCGTCGCTTTCCTGTGGTCGCTCAGGAGCGGCCAGTACGACGATCTTGACGGCGCCGCCTGGCGTGCGATTGCCGACGACGAGCCGCCGCAGGAAGCGCCGGCGAAACGCTAGCGTTTCAGGGCGAAAGTGAGCAAGGCCGCCAGCGCGAGGGCGGCCCCGACGCCCCAGACGCACGTCTGCCAGCCGAAGCTGTCGAACAGCCGGCCGAGCACGGCCGTACCGACCAGCCCGCCGCAGAAATAGCACGCGAGATAAGCGCCGCTGGCGATGCCGCGGTTGTCGGCTGCGGCCTGTCCGACGAAACCCGTCGCGGCGGCCTGCGCGAAGAATGTGCCGACGCCGACCAGGACCATGCCGGCGAGCACCTCGCCGAGATGCGGCGCCAGCATCAAGGGCAAGCCGAGCCCAGCGACGGCGAGCGCACTCCAGATCGTGGGCCGCGTTCCCAGCCGCGCGGCTACCTTGCCGGCCAGAAGCGTCGTGACGACCGACGGCAGGAAGACGAAATAGACGAGGCCGAGATCCATCATGCCGAGCGACAGCGGCGGCCGCACCAGCACGAAATTGACGTAGGTGAAGGTGCCGATGAAGGCGAACAGGATGCAGAAGCCGATGCCGAAAGCGGCGCGCAGCTGCGGATTGCGCCAATGCGCGATGGTGGCGGCAAGCGGCGAAGCCGCCGGCATCATCGCATGCATCGGCCGAACGCGGTTGACGGTGAGATAGACCAGCGCCGCGCCGGCAAGATTGAGCGCCGCGAAGAAATAGAAGTTCCAGGCGAGGCCGAGGCCATCGGCCAATGCGGCCGAGATCAGCCGGCCGACGAAATTGCTGGCGACATTGCCGGTGATGTAGGCGGCAAACGCGCCGCCGGCGTCCATGGCGCTGCATTGCTCGCCGAGATAGGCGAGGGTGAGCGCGAAGGCCGACGCCATGCACAGGCCCTGCGCGACCCGCAAGGTGGTGAAGACGGCAAGATTGGGCGCGACAGCCAGCAGGCTGGTGGGGATCGCAAGCAGGGCCAGGCTCAGCAGGATGCCGGTTCGCCGGTCGATATGCGGGCTGAAGAAGCCCACCACGAGACTTGCTGTGGCCATGCCGAAGGTGCTGGCGTTGACGGCAAAGCCCATTGCCGCGGGCGTGACGTCGTAGTGCCGCGTCAGCGAGGGCAGGATCGCCTGCGTCGCGAAGAGATCGACGACCGTCAGGAAGGCGGTGAGGCCGATCACGAGCGAGCGAAACGCGAGGCCAGGGGAATGCGCATCCGCCGTCATCGCGGTCGGCTTCATCGACGCGGAAAGATCGGTCATGACAGGGCTCTCCGTTAATCCGTCATTCCGGGTTGGTGCGGACGGGACCGCGAAGCGGCCCGGAGCACCAGACCCGGAATCTCAAGGTTCTCAGGTGCGCAAGGGCGCACCAGAGTTCACGTCGCGCCCCGGAACGACGGCACACTTGGCGCTCATCACATGTGATGGTCGTTGGGATCCTTGCGGACGTCGCCGACGTAGAGAATGACGGTCTCCTTGCCGAGATTCTTCCACCAATGCGAGGTGCCGTAGACTTCGGGGCGGATGTCGCCGGCCTTGTGCACGATCGGGTCGACGCAGTTGGAGGCGTATTCGACGATCTCGCCCTGCTGCACGAAGATCAGGGCGGGGCGGTCGTCATGGCTGTGCCAGGGCACGATGCCGCCGGGCTCGATGGTCAGCTTGCGGAAGCGCAGCTCGCGGCCCTCGATATGGGCGGGCTGCTTGCCGAGATCGATCGCGCCGAGCGTCACGTCGGTGACGCCGACGGGCTTGTAGTCGACCATCTGCTGCGCGTTCGGCTTGGTCTTGCCGGCCGGACATTCGCCGGCGAAAACCGGCGTCGCAAATGTCAGTACGCCGAGAACGGCAACGCCGGTCCAAACCACGCGCGACATTGTGAGATGGCTAGACATGGAAAGTCTCCTCTGTTGGCCGCAACCCTGATGGCCGCGGGCTATGGCAGGAGCTTCGCCCGAGACCCTCTCCATCTTGAAATGCCGGCTTGCTCTCGATGCGATAGCCCGGCGCTATGCCGATAGGCGGCAGCTATCGAACCGATTGGGCATCGGCATTTCCGCTTTTGCGGCATCCAGCGTCCGATGCCAGCACGCCCGATTGGATTGCGGTCGCCTCTTGCGGGCGGGCGAGCCGGGAAACTAATATTCGCCCTCAGAGAAAGCCGGAGCAGGAAGATGACGTCTCTCTCGCCAGCCGACGCCGAGCAACTCAGGCTCGCCTTCCAGCGCTGCCGCGACATGGACGGCACGCTGAACGAACAGCTCCGCGCCTATGCCGATGCCAGCCGCAAGGTCTTTCCGGCCTATGGCGAGGCGGTCGATCGCCTGGTCGCGCGCTTGAACGGCAACGGCGGTGGCGAGACCGCACCGCGGCCGGGCGATCCGATGCCGCCGTTCATGCTGCCGGACGAGGGTGGGCGTCTCGTGTCGCTGCCCGCGCTGCAGGCGCGCGGCCCTCTCGCGGTGATGTTCTTCCGCGGTCATTGGTGTCCCTATTGTCGGCTCAATGTCCGTGCCGTGGTCCAGTCGGTGGACCGCATCAAGGCGATGGGGGCGCAGGTCGTCGCGATCATGCCGGAGACGCAGGAATATACCGGGCAGCTCAAGGCCGAATCCGGCGCGCCGTTTCCGATCCTGACGGATCTCGACAACGGCTATGCGCTGTCGCTCAACCTCGCAATCTGGCTCGGCGCCGAGATCCAGCAATTGCTGTCCTATCAGGACATGGCGAAATTTCACGGCAATGACGGGTGGATGCTGCCGATCCCGGCCGTGTTCGTGGTCGGGCGCGACGGCATCGTGAGGGCTCGTTTCGTCGATCCGGATTTCCGCAAGCGCATGGAGATCGACGATCTGATCGAAGCGCTGGAGCGCGCGAGCCGGGAGAATTGAGCGTCGGCGCTATCCCGCGATCTCGCGCCAGTCGGCGCCGCGCAGCATGCGCATCACGGCGTTGCCCACGGCGGTGCGTTGCCGGCCGGCGACCCCATAGAGGTTGACGGTGCGGCGGGTGTCCAGCCCCGTGACTGCGGCGCGGGTCAGCCGCTCCGGCACGGGTGAGGTGTGCGGCACCATGGCGATGCCCATGTCGGCCTCGACCAGCTCGATCAAGTCGCGTTCGTTCGAGACCTCATGACCCTGTTCGATGTCGATGCCGTGCTCGCGCAGGCTCGCGGAGATGCGGCGCGCGTGCTCGCAGAAGGTTCGGCTCAGCAGCAGCTCCGATCGCAGATCGTCCAGCTCGACCGAGCTGCGGCCGGCCAGGCGGTGCCCGTCGCCGACGACGAGCTCGAAGCTCTCGGTGAACAGCGGCCAGACGTCCAGCCGGTCCCAGGCCTCGTCGATCTCGGCCGCGATGCCGAGCTCGGCTTCGCCCTTCTTCAGGAAGTCGCCGACCTCGCGGCCCGAGCCGCGCAGGAAGCGGAATTCGAGCCGGTTGAACTGCCGCTTGATCTCGTTGA from the Bradyrhizobium sp. WBAH42 genome contains:
- a CDS encoding LysR family transcriptional regulator, whose protein sequence is MEMHQVRYFLAVAQLLNFTRAAEECNVTQPSLTRAIKQLEAELGGDLFRRERPAAQLTELGQRMHPLLKQCYDAAIGARSLASSFRSGEIGALRIALTHSIDLALLIPHLNEIKRQFNRLEFRFLRGSGREVGDFLKKGEAELGIAAEIDEAWDRLDVWPLFTESFELVVGDGHRLAGRSSVELDDLRSELLLSRTFCEHARRISASLREHGIDIEQGHEVSNERDLIELVEADMGIAMVPHTSPVPERLTRAAVTGLDTRRTVNLYGVAGRQRTAVGNAVMRMLRGADWREIAG
- a CDS encoding cupin domain-containing protein — protein: MSSHLTMSRVVWTGVAVLGVLTFATPVFAGECPAGKTKPNAQQMVDYKPVGVTDVTLGAIDLGKQPAHIEGRELRFRKLTIEPGGIVPWHSHDDRPALIFVQQGEIVEYASNCVDPIVHKAGDIRPEVYGTSHWWKNLGKETVILYVGDVRKDPNDHHM
- a CDS encoding MFS transporter; its protein translation is MTDLSASMKPTAMTADAHSPGLAFRSLVIGLTAFLTVVDLFATQAILPSLTRHYDVTPAAMGFAVNASTFGMATASLVVGFFSPHIDRRTGILLSLALLAIPTSLLAVAPNLAVFTTLRVAQGLCMASAFALTLAYLGEQCSAMDAGGAFAAYITGNVASNFVGRLISAALADGLGLAWNFYFFAALNLAGAALVYLTVNRVRPMHAMMPAASPLAATIAHWRNPQLRAAFGIGFCILFAFIGTFTYVNFVLVRPPLSLGMMDLGLVYFVFLPSVVTTLLAGKVAARLGTRPTIWSALAVAGLGLPLMLAPHLGEVLAGMVLVGVGTFFAQAAATGFVGQAAADNRGIASGAYLACYFCGGLVGTAVLGRLFDSFGWQTCVWGVGAALALAALLTFALKR
- a CDS encoding peroxiredoxin-like family protein; amino-acid sequence: MTSLSPADAEQLRLAFQRCRDMDGTLNEQLRAYADASRKVFPAYGEAVDRLVARLNGNGGGETAPRPGDPMPPFMLPDEGGRLVSLPALQARGPLAVMFFRGHWCPYCRLNVRAVVQSVDRIKAMGAQVVAIMPETQEYTGQLKAESGAPFPILTDLDNGYALSLNLAIWLGAEIQQLLSYQDMAKFHGNDGWMLPIPAVFVVGRDGIVRARFVDPDFRKRMEIDDLIEALERASREN
- a CDS encoding cation-translocating P-type ATPase, with product MQVTRDFSHYVRDAGEGLRHIDLAVEGVHCAGCMAKIERGLSAIPDVTLARVNLTDRRVALEWKAGTLEPDRFIDRLEELGYKAYPFETESAEVTEVAESRFLLRCLGVAAFATMNVMMLSIPVWSGNVSDMLPEQRDFFHWLSALIALPAAAYAGQPFFRSAWRALSARTTNMDVPISIGVILALGMSVVETIHHAEHAYFDAAIMLLTFLLVGRFLDQNMRRRTRAVAGNLAALKAETAAKFVGPSEISQVPVAAIHPGDIVLLRPGERCAVDGTVIEGRSEIDQSLITGETLYVTAEQGTPVYAGSMNISGSLRVRVSAASEATLLAEITRLLDNALQARSRYMRLADRASRLYAPVVHATALLTILGWVIGGASWHDAIVTGVAVLIITCPCALGLAIPTVQTVASGAMFRAGVLLNAGDAIERLAEADHVIFDKTGTLTLPELEVMNAADIPADIFELAGRLALSSHHPVAAAVAQAASAKSPIVGAVEEAGQGVRATVDGVALRLGRPSFCGAEALVGVAALDPEASIVAFSKGSKKFILSVRQGLRPDAQAVIAALKERNIGIEILSGDREPAVKAAAHALGISEWRAGVTPADKIARIEELKRRGMKVLMVGDGMNDAPSLAAAHVSMSPISAAHLSQATADLVFLGRPLAPVVAAIDASRKALHLMRQNLWLAIGYNVLAVPVAISGVVTPLIAAAAMSGSSILVMLNSLRARSASREFV
- the ccoS gene encoding cbb3-type cytochrome oxidase assembly protein CcoS, with protein sequence MEILVILVPLALMLGGAGLVAFLWSLRSGQYDDLDGAAWRAIADDEPPQEAPAKR